AGCAAGTAACAAGttgattttaaagttttcagatgattaaaagaGCTAGGTTCAGGGTGATTCGTTGGAATACTTAGGACATGAGCTACACAACTATTCAAGAAGGCAATAAGAGCCAATCTAGAACTTGAACAACAAGAATAGATaaacccactgtcgtggtgtctACCAATTTATCGAGCAATCCTAATGCCTACACTGTCGTTTGGATCAGAGAATGATGACAAGCATTAAGTTCAGATTCAATTGGTTCACGATATTCCTTAGCATCAGCTTTCGTTGGCTAAGGACAAATCGCCTATCTATGCtttttctagcaacctaaaacacTTTTAATGATTAGATTAAACCTATAATCAGATGCTAAATTGCCAGTTTAACATAAGCAGTAAGCATAACAATAGATAGAGATATCAaagaataacaattttatttgtGTCTAGCTCATTGATCCATGatccctaacaccctagacctAACAAgatgactactcagccatgacacaagaaaacacaaacatcAATTCTGAATAATACATCATGCgattaataataaatagaatatgGTTCATGATGATCTTCTCTATGGCGAGAGAGATGGAGCCGTCTCCCTTTACAAGGTAGCAAAATCACAATATGAGAAGCTCTAAAGTTGTTTCTCTATGAAAAAAGAAGCGtagaatgtaaaaagaaaaagaaaaatataatatataaaagccACGTGCGGCTGTGAGAAAAAGATtggataattagggcaaataCCGTAATgacttgtagtttccttaaaaatctctgccgcagGAACAAACACTCGGGGTGCTCCGCTCCACAGGGAACAGTCACTTCAGACTGTATtgcgtgaaaatcaccaaattgtattgttttctgcctcttcTGCTCGAACTGGTCCATCTCCTACCCAATGCAACTctagacctgtaatgactcgaaaggattagaaagactcgataaagactcaAAAACCCTTTAGAAAACATTGTTAAAATGTAtcaaaaacacaacatatcaGATATTATGATGGCCCTATCCGAACTGGATCATGACTCCAGATCACGTTAAGacgacgtggtttaaatgttttgaagtaattttttaattatgaaattttatttttaacaattaattatttattttaattgtttcaaaattttgtttgtttcagcaATGGTGGCACTGGTCTTTAGGAATCTTCGAGAGGGTGAAGAGGGAATTTGTTGAAAAAACAAAGACCCGCCTTTGCAACACCGTCTCGGATTGGAAGGACAAATTGGAGTTCTACgttatgagggaaagcccaccgAGATCACAAAGGACAcatgggatggcctcatcgcctttTGGAAGCTACCGTCCTCGATCTGGAAGGCCAACTCTTGCTCTGCTTCCCGAAGAACGAAGGATATAGATGGTCATTTGCCTATGGTTCatagaaccggacaaaaaccccATGCCGGGATCCgttagaagctgtaagttttagTTGTAATATTTACTCTTATTTCCTTAAgcttatatttattaattaatttttatctaaatatttaattttatttattttttctctttgtagcttgagaagacgggagtcttaccatctctgtctgatctattcaagatgactcacgccacatcggACGAGACTTTTGTCGATCCTGCATCCGAGAAACTCTTCAACGATGtggctgctcgggttgaagagcgAGAGACACAACTAAACCAacagtctcccgatggattacccgtcaaaTTGACAACATAAGAGATCGACCggatcttcgaagaggtaaaatttaaaaattatatttaaattaatttgactattttaatataattaactatattaaaatgttttcttttaaagattGATCCTAGAAAGAAGGGATGGACAGTGGGAATAGGCTCTGTTAACAAAGTTGCAAGGGCGACTTCGTCATACTCTTCGAGACGGGACCGAGAGAATGCTCGGATGCAGGCTCGAATGGATTCCCAACATGATCGTTTTGACTCCCTTGAGGATCTGCTGGACGTGATGGCGGTGGGAAACCCCTCATGCAGAGAGCATTGGATGAAAGACGGGTGGCGCTTCGACAAAGGCCTCCCGAATCTACCGGTCAAGACTCATGATCCGAGCGTTGCTGCGACATACTTCGACAATGTGATcccatagtttttattttaatttgtttcgttttgtattataaatttaaatattattttttgacatgttagtttttattataaaatttaaattctcacattttgtttttaaattaaaaacattttaattttcgaATTTTCCACaagtataataataattatatatataagaaacgATGTAATTTTGTTGTAACTTTTACAAAGAATATACATCGAAAGACTTGTAAAGTCGTCGTAAATTTTACGAGGTTTTTACATCGTGTGACATGTAAAGTCCTCGTAAATTTTACATGAAAATTACATCGACGTTTAACGAGTACTTTACAACGACAGTATACGAGGCTATTACGACGAACTCTTTCCTTCCGTGTTACGACGAAGAGTTCTCCTCGTAAATATTATGTGGATTTTAGGACGAATCCTCCATTACGACATatgtttaacaacgaaacgcgtTTCCTCGGTATTTTGTCGTAACACTACTATTATGACGAATTAACGAGGAATATAGCgctcgtaaaaaatatgttttcttgtagtggagcAATTTGGGAGCAGAAGAAGCAAACTGTGTACCTATATCACAGATAAAGTAAGAGCAGCAGTAATATAAGAGTGAAAACATAGATTTCTGTCACATTGTTAATGTGGTATTGAAGTTTTATTGAAAGTAGGGGCACTAGCAATGTCTATATTTTCTATGAATATGTTCAGGTTAACCAAGGAAgcatgtaaaaaaataaaaatgtgggATTGAAGTTTTATTGAAAGTAGGGGCACTAGCAATGTCTATATTTTCTATGAATATGTTCAGGTTAACCAAGGAAgcatgtaaaaaaataaatagtatcCTTGCAAAGTTTAGGTGGAGCTCAAGTGATTGCAAACGATTATGTATACTTCAGATAAAAGGGAGAATGGGGTTCAGAGGCACAAAAGTTAAAACTATTCAATCAGGTTTTACTTCGGAAAACAAGTATGGACAATTTTTCACAATCCAGAAAGTTCGATGGCAAGAGACTTTTGCCAAGAGTATTAAAGGCAAGAGACTCGTGCCAAAAATGTTAAAGACAATATAATTTTCTGAAGACAATATTTTTACGGCAGCACTAAAAAAGAAGTTTCCTTTTGAACTCtggttcttctttttcctcctCAAAATCTTTCATCAGCCACCTCAAATCACAGAGCCGGCCATAATAgaagtaacaaaaataaaaaaaatgttatagatTGTGGTTTCGCTTATAAAGAGATAAAAAACTTCAACCAGTCCTAGAATTATATAAAAACCTACGGTTGCTGGTTTGTTTTTGGTATTTGACTCAGTTTTATGGTTTCCTGATACTTGTTAATACTATGCATCCTTTTAAATAACCGTACTCATACTTTACTTATGTTCCTACCAATATTTGCCTTAACTTAACGACCAGATAGACAACGTAATTGATTCTAAAATCCGTTCTGAAAAACCAAGCTTTATAAACTTCAGGCCCATATTACGTGTATTATTTAAGTTGGGCCgcaataatatatttgttttatatatccaTTACATTAAAAACAAGAATTCATATTCTTTCCATGAATCTGCTTCGGCGAGTGGACTTTGTAAAACTATTAGAATATCTTTTAAAAGTAATGAatctactaaatattttttcctAGATATACATACATAATTTTTGTCTAAATCACCATTTTTATTACATTGTTTCCAAATTCAAATCTTTTAGTCTTCTAAAGCCATTATTAGCCCCACACCCGAAGAGCGCAAGAATAAAAGACGAGTTTTCCCCAATATTCGAAGCTTACGATTGAAAATCACAAGCTTGAATAAAGAAGCTTGACTTTAAAGCATTTTGATTTCGAATCTGATCTCtgtttttgagagagagagagagtgaaaaTGGGCTCTAAAGGCAGCGTTAGAAAGATGATTCAGAGTTTGAAAGAGATCGTGAACTGTTCCGACTCAGAGATCTACACCATGCTTGTGGAGTGCCATATGGATCCTAACGAAACCGTTATTCGTCTCATTTCTCAAGGTTTTTTCTCGTCTTTCTTCTTTCCTTCAAGCTTTTGTAGCTTCGCGGgtgaattttcgtaaaaatagatAGACATTAATGATTAGCGCCTAGGGGACCTCGACGGGCTTAGACATTtgcaaataataatttttaattagcaTTTTATATTAACATTAGATATAAATTTTCCAGCGTTTAATTACAAATGTTTtggtaaatataaaacaaaattgaatttacaaaataaaaacacaaacaaatatgaaatatgTGAACTTgcataaagaaaaaaagttggGGAGAAAGGATCACCGCTTGATTATAGGCAAACTGAAAATAAAGATGATGATACAATTAAATTGATCATAAttcaatttgatattttttatttgtttttaatttatctaaaaatgtgatttaaaaacaactaaaaaGTACATGAAAACCAAACTGGAAATTTAACCGATTTATACCAATTTCGATTGATTTAGACCAATTTGgattgatttaaaatgatatgtGGCCATTTAAACCGATTTGGATTTTCTAGAACCATTTAAAtcggatttttaaaaaatagttttggtTATTACCGATTGGCGTCTGCCTAAACCAatacagtataacctctttaaattaatactctataaattaatatacactaaaaatctctataaaataatataattttatagtctcaaatcgagtttttggttcagttagtatatcgataaattaatatctctataaactaataaaaaaaattatagttttggcgGTTTCACTGTATTTAGAACAttgattttcatttttacctGATTATGGaagtatataaaattagtttttttttggtattgattatgtgttttttttatacTTCTCTACTTGTTCAATTCTGACTTTCTTATAATGCTGTTTGGTTTCAAACATTTCAGATGCTTTTCAAGAGGTGAAGAGCAAGCGAGACAAGAAGAAAAGGGACGTTAGTTATTGCAGATTGTTTATTATAATGCCGTTATAGTTTTCAGATGACTAGTTCCATTTCGACTCatttctttcttgttttgtcTCTTTGGTCAGACAAAAGATCAAGCAGAGTCATCGAGACGTGGAATCCCAAATCGTGGAGCTAGAAACAGCGCTAAGTACAGTTACAACACTGCTCGAGGTGGCGGCAACAAATTTAACTCCGATGGTAATAATATGGTTATGTTTTTCTTCTCTTAGTTGTGGTTGATAGTCCGAACCAATTTCTAAACTTGCTGATCTGTTTTGGTTCAGAGACAAGATTTGCTCAAAGAGGGAAGGGAGCACGTAACCATTGGGCTGACTCTTCTTCAGCACCAAACAGGTTCTCATCTATTCATGTGGTCTTATCATCGTTTAAATCATGCGTGTGTGTCGTTTAACTCCTTTGCTTTTGTAGTGATCCTAAAAACGCTGAAGTTAAGGAAGCAGCACCAACGGGTCCAACTGGTGCAGCTTCTTCCTCTTTGCTGCCAGCACCAGCGTATCAATCCGCTTGGGCCAAAGCTAACCCCGGGAAGAAAACTATGGCTGAGATTGTGAAAATGGGTAAGCCTCTTCATCAGAAGAAAGTCAGTGTGCCTCGTTCATCAGAGACGCAAGAGAGGGGAAGCAAAGCTCCTTTGAAAGACGAAGGGTCTTCAACTGAGAAGCAAGAGAGTGGAAGCAAAGCCCCTTTGAAAGATGGAGGGTCTTCACTTGAGAAGAAAGAGAGTGGAAGCAAAGCTCCTTTGAAAGATGAAGGGTCTTCATTTGAGATGCAAGATGTTTCTGATCCAGTGCCTTCTCTCTTGAAACCATTTGCTGAACCTAAAACACATGCCGACCAAGTTAGCGAGCCTCAACATGTGGATGAGTCTGAAATGGATGATGAGGTCCTCAAGACGAAAACAAATCAAGTTGCATTTCATCCTGATCTAGACCAGGTTGCGCAATTGTCACACTTGAGGTTTGGTAGCTTTGGCTTGATAGGATCAGGCCGAGCTAGTAGTCGCTTTAATTATAACTTGGAGGACACGCAAGAGACAGAGGAGGATTCATCTTTCAGACAACATGACACTAACTTCTATGGAGGGGAAGAAGAACTTAGATATAATGCTACTGATGAACAAACATCCTATCAAATAGATTCGACCGCTAGAAACTACCATGCTTCATCAGATTCTGAAAGAGAAGCGGCACATCATGAAGAACCTCCTCAAAAAGATCCATATATGCAGAATCTTGACCGCTTCTTCACCAACGTAATGGTAAATATCTCCTTTTAAAATCCATTAAGAAAtctaaatttcatttaaaagatattaaccatataaattatttgacacCAGTTGCTTACAAAAAATTCTTCTTGCAGGATCTAAGAGATGAGAGTATATCTCCTCCCGGTGGAGGACAACAAGCAGCAGCTCTTTATCAACATCCCGCCTTACACCCATACTTTAATCAACATGGGATGCCATTAGGGCATCATGGTAACTTCATATGTGATCCATTCATGCCCCATGGTTACATGCATCCGGGTTTTCAGCAAGGGTTTCCTGTTGGTAACCATCAGGCTCCTCTAGTTGTGGTTATTCCTCCCTCTGCCTCATCACTTCAGCAGCAGCAGGTAAAccaatatattgttttgttggTGTGAGCATCTGAAGTTCTAGTTCTTttcttggtttggtttggttttgttttgtatgGTTTGGTTTATGCTGAATTAGAACTGGAATTTTGTTTTTGGCTCCGTTTGGTGTGAAAAATTAGTGAGTTTCCATGTTTATAAAGGTTAAAAGGTGAATTTTTGTTAGGCTTTTGGTTAGAAGAATTTTGGATATCTGTGGCCATATCTATTTTGCAACCCTTATAAACCTGTAggttctttcttttgttttgatccGCAGAACGAAAACACATTTGCCTGGCAACTACCACACATGCGTGTGGCTCCCAGTGGCGAAGTTTACATCTGCAGTGTTAATCCAAATATGCAGCCTCCCGGCTTCGTTCAAGCCCAACAACTGCACCAGCAACAGCTGTCTCAACAAGCTTTAATGTCACTGGACCAACTCCATCATCAACATCAGCATCAGCATCATCAACAAAGTGCTGGAGAGGCGTCTAGGCAGACTCAAGAACAGCTATGGCCCAATAACAACTAGTGATCAAAAGCAAAACCCCTCTCTCCATGCCTTGctttctctttccttttttatttttgtgatgtttgttATTCCTGAACAGCGATGAGTTGATTCAGaactatcactacaagaaaacagcaaggatactgagggaaaaaatcgtcggaatttcgtcggaataacgttatttcgacgacataccgacgaaacaagtcctcggaaataattcctcggaatttcttctttcctcggaaatccctcggaattttccgacggaattccgaggaaacaaatttccgaggaaattccgaggatcactagtttgtcggaaatctcctcggaatataccgagggagaacttcgtcgggatatttcctcggaagttcatcgatcgatgcgtttttggacatatatccatcgatcgatccgtttataaaaaaacgttcggaatataccgagggacatcttcctcgaaatattccgaggaacatgtccctcggtatattccgaggaagatgtccctcggtatattctgtacgtttttttataaacagatcgatcgatggatatatgtccaaaaacgcatcgatcgatcgagtaaaaaatataattaatttcctcggaatgtaaaaaatattattttttttaaaaaaataaaatttttgaaatttaaattcgaaaatataaaattaaaattaaaattaaaattgaaatcatattaattaatattcaaagtttcacaaataaaaataaaacattgcgagtttttggaaaaaaaaaaactacggatctggcacgtccgggaacacctcgttcgggtacatcctctgcatcatctccatcatttgctggcgaaggagaatcctgaaaatggctggaatcccgagactagctccccgtaccaccacgaccacgacgctgtcgaggccgggtctgatcatcatgagacctgtaaattaaaaaaatatatttaataaatacctaaatatataaattaatttttttttgaaaaaaaaatctcaaataatagtttttaatcacaaaaaaagatttatagatactaaaaatatttaataaatatataaaaatagttctaataacaaaaaatagttttaataaataaaaatagtttaataattacaaaaaatagttttaataatatatatatacatattaaaaatattttaaatccgaaataatagtttttaatcacaaaaaaagttttatagatattaaaaatatttttgtaaaatccaaaaaatcaaatttatatacaaaaaagattttgtaaaatccaaaaaatcgaatttatatagaaaaatcgttttgtaaaatacaaaaatcgattttatatacaaaaatcgattttataaatacaaaaaaaaaataaaaaaattataaaaaattctaaatcaattcaacaaaacaaagtatacaaccaaatcacaattctaaacctattatacaaccaaatcacaatcttaaccaatcaccctaacaaaaatctatcaaaactacacaaaaacctaacaaatagaacctaagagagtgggatagggtccttacatgatttgtgtaagagaagtgGGAGATcaccggagatatcgtcggatttcagggggaaatcgccggagagaagagaggagtcgcgcagaggaagaagagagaaatggagaagaagaaggggctcgtggttataaaacctagggtccgacggatattatccgtcggaattctaatttcaattttcgcgaaatatttgcccggtaaaatgaaaatattcagaggaaattccgacggatagtaaaatatccgtcggaatatccgtcggaatttcctcggaatattccgaggaaattctgaggaactagtgtttggggtttcaaaacatcaattttttttgccgtatttcattccttatacaattgtaatgcataccattgaggattctttgtatatatgagcataaaccatgaaataacaaatttcaaaactaattgaaagtattccctttaccgttcattaaaaggtataagtgtttctcttatgttgtgggatttcgttcatacaatcggaaaagtgttaattatacggtaaggaacaaatttttgacttcataatgaacgtaagacacttaataagggttatataggtgttattcaaaccgcaaaacgttgttttcggtttaaaaaccctatttcctcggaatttcctcggattattccgagagaattccgaggaaacccttttcttcctcggaattccgtcagaatattccgaggaaattccaaggaactagtgtttggggtttcaatacgtcaattttttttttaaacggatcgataGATGGATATATGtaccaaaacgcatcgatcgatagagtatatcaggtgttcctcggaatttcctcggaatactccgaggcttttccgaggaaacaaggtTTGGGGT
The window above is part of the Brassica napus cultivar Da-Ae chromosome C8, Da-Ae, whole genome shotgun sequence genome. Proteins encoded here:
- the LOC106430620 gene encoding GBF-interacting protein 1-like, whose amino-acid sequence is MGSKGSVRKMIQSLKEIVNCSDSEIYTMLVECHMDPNETVIRLISQDAFQEVKSKRDKKKRDTKDQAESSRRGIPNRGARNSAKYSYNTARGGGNKFNSDETRFAQRGKGARNHWADSSSAPNSDPKNAEVKEAAPTGPTGAASSSLLPAPAYQSAWAKANPGKKTMAEIVKMGKPLHQKKVSVPRSSETQERGSKAPLKDEGSSTEKQESGSKAPLKDGGSSLEKKESGSKAPLKDEGSSFEMQDVSDPVPSLLKPFAEPKTHADQVSEPQHVDESEMDDEVLKTKTNQVAFHPDLDQVAQLSHLRFGSFGLIGSGRASSRFNYNLEDTQETEEDSSFRQHDTNFYGGEEELRYNATDEQTSYQIDSTARNYHASSDSEREAAHHEEPPQKDPYMQNLDRFFTNVMDLRDESISPPGGGQQAAALYQHPALHPYFNQHGMPLGHHGNFICDPFMPHGYMHPGFQQGFPVGNHQAPLVVVIPPSASSLQQQQNENTFAWQLPHMRVAPSGEVYICSVNPNMQPPGFVQAQQLHQQQLSQQALMSLDQLHHQHQHQHHQQSAGEASRQTQEQLWPNNN